The Longimicrobium sp. genome segment CGTCGCTCAGGATGACGCGGCCGTTGCGGTCGCGCAGCACGCCGCTGCGGTCACGCCACACGCGGTCCAGGTCGCCGCGGTAGCCGCAGTTGCGGGCGGTGTTGTGCGGGTTGCCGCGCCCCTGGCACCAGCCGCGCGGCACGGCGCGTCCCTCACGTCGCTCGAAGCGGGTCTCGTCCCGGCGATCGTCGCGCCGGTCGCGGTCGTAACGGTCGTCGTCGCGGTCACGGTCGCGGCGGGCTTCCTGGCGCGGGCGGTCGTCGTGCTTGCCGTTGCCGTGGCCGTGCCCCTTCCCCTGCGCGAACGACGGCGAAGCCGTCAGGATGGCGGCCAGCGCCACGAAGGCCGAGAGGTTCAGCTTGCTGCTCTTCATCTTGATGCTCCGGTTCGGGATCGGTCCACCACTCGGCCCAGTGTAAGGCAAGCGCGATGCCAAACGCCCGCCAACCAGCGTATTCGCAAATAGTTAAGCAGAATCATGCTTTTATCCCGAACTGCACCCGCGCACCGCCGCGCCCCTGTCCGCGCGGGGGGACGCCCCGCTCCCCCGGCGGAGGACACCGGTTCGCCCTTGCCGCGCGTGCGGCGCGCCTGCTAAATCTTCGCCGGTTCAGACAATCCGGCTCCACGCCGGTCCCGCGGCCCGCCTGAGGCCGCACCTGTTCGCTTCTCGTCAGAAGGAGTGGATGCGATGAAACGTGCCCTGTCCGCGCTCGTCCTGGTGACGGCCGCGGGGTGCGCCACCGGCCGGGCTGCCCAGCAGCCCGGCCCCAAAGCGCAGACGCCAGCCCCCCGGCCCCCCGAGGCCTATCCCTCCACCTACCGCCCCCTGCCCTCCACCCCCACCCTGCTGCGCGGCGGCACGGTGATGACGGCGGCCGGGCAGGTGATCCCCAACGGCCAGGTGCTGATGGTGGACGGCCGCATCGCCGCGGTGGGCGCCACGGTAAACGCCCCCGCCAACGCGACGGTGGTGGACGCGACGGGGCGCTGGATCACTCCCGGCGTCATCGACACGCACTCGCACCTGGGCGTCTACGCCTCGCCCGGCGTGCAGGCCCACTCCGACGGCAACGAGGCGACCCAGCCCAACACCGCCGAGGTATGGGCGGAGCACTCGGTGTGGCCGCAGGACCCCGGCTTCATCCGGGCGCTGGAGGGCGGCGTCACCACGATGCAGATCCTTCCCGGCTCGGCCAACCTGTTCGGCGGGCGGAGCGTGACGCTCAAGAACGTGCCGTCGCGCACGGTGCAGGGGATGAAGTTTCCCGGCGCGCCGTACGGGCTGAAGATGGCGTGCGGCGAGAACCCCAAGCGCGTGTACGGCCAGCGCGGCGGCCCCGCCACCCGCATGGGGAACATGGCCGGCTACCGCGCCGCCTGGATCCGCGCCGCCGAGTACCGCCGCAAGACGGACGCGGAGGCGCGCCAGGGCACCGCGTCGGGCAGCGGCGCGGCGGAGGGGCGGCAGGGCTCGGGCCCGGGCGGCCCGGCGGGCGGCACCACGCGCGACCTGGAGCTGGAGACGCTGGCCGGCGTGCTGCGCGGCGAGATCCTGGTGCACAACCACTGCTACCGCGCCGACGAGATGGCGCAGATGATCGACCTGGCGCGCGAGTTCGGCTACCGCATTCGCTCCTTCCACCACGGCGTGGAGGCGTACAAGGTGCGCGACCTGCTGGCGCGCGACAGCATCAGCGGCTCGCTGTGGGCGGACTGGGGCGGCTTCAAGATGGAGGCGCTGGACTTCACCCGCGCCAACATCGCCATGCTCCACCAGGCGGGCGGCATCGCAATCGTCCACTCGGA includes the following:
- a CDS encoding amidohydrolase family protein, with amino-acid sequence MKRALSALVLVTAAGCATGRAAQQPGPKAQTPAPRPPEAYPSTYRPLPSTPTLLRGGTVMTAAGQVIPNGQVLMVDGRIAAVGATVNAPANATVVDATGRWITPGVIDTHSHLGVYASPGVQAHSDGNEATQPNTAEVWAEHSVWPQDPGFIRALEGGVTTMQILPGSANLFGGRSVTLKNVPSRTVQGMKFPGAPYGLKMACGENPKRVYGQRGGPATRMGNMAGYRAAWIRAAEYRRKTDAEARQGTASGSGAAEGRQGSGPGGPAGGTTRDLELETLAGVLRGEILVHNHCYRADEMAQMIDLAREFGYRIRSFHHGVEAYKVRDLLARDSISGSLWADWGGFKMEALDFTRANIAMLHQAGGIAIVHSDDPTGIQKLNQEAAKAMQAGRAAGIEVSDNDALRWITYNAAWALGIHDRVGTLETGKNADVVIWSHNPFSVYARADQVYIDGALIFDRMNRNRQPRTDFEVGLFPAEAVR